GGGGCCCACCTTGAATCCGGCCACGCTGCGCCCCGAGGCCCGCAGGGCCGCCATCAGGCCGATGGCCACGGTGGTCTTTCCCTGGCTGGACGCGGGGGCCGCGATGAGCACCCGCGGAAGAGCCGTCGCCGTCACCATTCGATACCCGCCTGTCCTCGTTCTCCCTTGCCAAAGGGATGTTTGACGTTGTCCATGGACGTGACGATGTCGGCGATCCCGATGATTCCGGCGGGGCAGTTGCGTCCGGTGATCACCACATGTTGCGTGCCGGGACGATGTGCCAGGTCGTCAGCGACCTCGTCGACATCCAGCCATCCCTTGTTGAGCACATGGGCGAATTCGTCGAGGATGTAGAGCCGGTGGGTCTGTGCGGCGAGCAGGGTGCGCACGTGGGCCCAGCCCGCGGCCGCCATGGCTGCCTGGTCGGTGCCCTCGGTCGCCCTCAGCCACGACCAGCCGGATCCGAGTGATTGCCATTCCACCGGTCCGCCGACTCCGGTCGTCCGATGGGCCTGGTCGAGCTGTGCATAGGCCTGCTGCTCGCCGGTGTGCCAACGTCCCGACTTGATGAACTGGAAGACCCCGATCGACCAGCCCTGCGCCCAGGCCCGCAGTCCCATGCCGAATGCGGCGGTGGACTTGCCCTTGCCGTTCCCGGTGTTCACGATCAGTCGGGGGCGGTGGCGCAGTTCGGCGGTGGTCGGCTCGGTGCGCTGCGGCGCGGATCCGCTCATCGGGCCAGTCCCGTCATGGCGAGCATCGCGTCGACGTCGACATATTCGGCCATGGCCGTCGACAGCGTCCGGATCATCGTGGCGCGCAGCTGCTGGTATCCCGGCCGGGCGTCGTCCGGCTCCCAGGTAGACCCGGTGTTGCGGGCGACCATGTGCAGGAAACGCCGCCGGAAGCCGTCATTCTCCAGACTGCCGTGCAGCATCGTGCCGAACGAATTCCCGCTGCGGACGCCGTCCAAGAAGGCCTCGCCGCCGTCCACCTCGAAACGGCCGTGGTGGATCTCATAGCCATCCACGGCGAGTTCATCGAAGTGATACTGCGCGGTGCGAACGACCTTCTCGGCGTCGAAGCGGAAGCGGGCGGGCAGCACTCCCAGTCCGGGCACTGATCCCGCGCTCGACTCAATATCGTCGTCGATGGTGTTGGCCATCATCTCGAAGCCGCCACAGATTCCCAGGATCGGCTTGTCCTCGCGGCGACGCTGGACGATCGCCTGCGCGATGCCGCGTTTGCGCAGCCAGTCCAGGTCATCGACGGTCGCGCGGCTGCCGGGCAGCACCACCAGGTCGGCACGCGCGCAGGTGGCGGGATCGGCGGTCACCTGCACTTCGACGCCGGGCTCGGTCGCCAGGGCGTCAATGTCGGTTGAGTTCGAGATCCGGGGCAGCCGCACGGCGGCGACCACCAGCCGGTCCCCGGCGCCGCTCTGGGCGGGCCACCGGTCCACCTGCAGGGCGTCCTCGCCATCGAACCAGACGTCCTCCAACCAGGGCATCACGCCCAGGTTCGCCAGTCCGGTGCGCGTGGTGATCTCCTGCAGTCCGGGCTCCAGGAGTGCCCCGTCGCCACGGAACTTGTTGATGATGTAGCCCTTCAGGAGCGCGCGGTCCTCGGCCTCCAGCAGCGCCCACGTGCCGTAGAGGCTGGCCAGGACCCCGCCACGATCGATGTCCCCGATGATCACCGTGGGCAGCCCGAAGTGACGGGCCAGGCCCATGTTGACGTAGTCGCCCGCCCGCAGGTTGATCTCCGCCGGCGAGCCGGCGCCCTCGCAGACGATGAGCTCGTGGCGCGAGGCCAGGTCGGAGTAGGCGTCGTAGGCCGCCTCGGCGAGGTGCTTGCGCCCGGTGGCGTACTCCCCGGCGTCGAGCTCCCCGTCGGGACGGCCCATCAGCACGATGAAGCTGCGCCGATCCGTGCCCGGCTTGAGGAGCACGGGATTCATGGCGGCCTCGGGGGTGACGCCGGCGGCGGTCGCCTGCAGGTACTGTGCGCGTCCGATCTCGGCGCCGTCGGGGCAGACCATCGAATTGTTCGACATGTTCTGGGACTTGAACGGCGCGACATCGATGCCGCGCTGGCGAAGTGCGCCGCACAGGCCCGTGACGAGTGCTGACTTCCCGGCGTCGGAGCTGGTGCCGGTGAGCAGGATTCCGGTCATCGGGATGCCTTTCGTGATGGCGAATGTGTCGGGGCCTTGCGTGCTGACGAATGTGCGCGGATGAGCTGCCCGATTCCCAGGCAGGCCCCGGCCGCCAGGGCCGTGGCTGCGGCGGTGACCACGCGGACCAGTCGGGCACCGTCGCGCACCTGCCCGGCACGGGGCCGGTGGCCGTTGCCCAGCAGCCCACGGTGCTCGACCCTTCCCCCGGGGTAGACATTGCGTCCCCCCAATTGGACGCCGAGTGCGCCGGCCCAGGCGGATTCGCACCATCCGCCATTGGGGCTTGGATGGTTGCGGGCGTCACGGGCGACGATGCGAGCGGTGGTGACGACCCTCCCGCCCACGGAGGGTGCGCAGATCGCACCCAGGATGCCGGTGAGGCGTGCCGGGATCCAGTCAAGCCCGTCGTCCAGGCGGGCTGCGCACTTGCCGAAGTGCTCGAAGTGCTCGTTGTGGTGTCCGACCATCGCGTCCAGGGTGTTCGACGCGCGATGGATCAGCATGCCGGGAATGCCCGCGACCGATCCCCACCACAGGGATGCCACGCCCGAGTCGGCCGTGTTCTCTGCCAGGGACTCGATGGTTCCGCGGGCCAACTCCTGTTCCGGCATGGTGTCGGGGATGCGTCCGCACAGGTGGGGCAACCGGTCCCGGGCGGCGGACAGGTCGTCGCCTTCCAGCTCGTCGGCCATCTGCTCGCCCTCGGTGGCCAGCGACTGTGAGCCGATCACCAACCATCCTGCGGCCGCCGTTGCTGTCGCATGGGCCAGCGGATGGCGGCGGGTCGCGGCCTCCACGGCAACGCCGAGGGTGGCGACCGGCAGGAGGGCCACCACGAGATAGGCCGCGCCCTGACCGACAGAGTCGCGCCACATCTTCTTCTCCAGCCAGCCCGCCCATGTGCCAAACCAGGCCACGGGATGCCAGGGATTCGCCGGATCGGGGATGAGCCGATCCGCCGTCACAGCACTGATCAGGCCGACGGCACGGCTGCCCCAGCCGTGGTCGTCCGCGGCTAGGCTCACCGCATGCTTGATCGCGGCATCGATTTCGCCCTGGTGCGCCATGGGGAGTCCACCGGGAACATTGGTGGACGCGTGCTGGGGCACGAACTGGGTCCCGAGCTCACCACCCTGGGCCGGACGCAGGCCCGCGGCGCGGCCCATGGCCTGACCCGGTGGCATGCCGACATGTTGTGGAGCAGCGACATGGTTCGCGCCCGAAGCACCGCCCAGGAAATTGCCCAGACCACCCGCCTGCCGCTGAACTGCACGGCCCTGCTGCGTGAGCAGGACCACGGCGCGATGGATGGGCTGCCAGTGGGCG
The window above is part of the Propionibacterium freudenreichii subsp. freudenreichii genome. Proteins encoded here:
- the cbiB gene encoding adenosylcobinamide-phosphate synthase CbiB — protein: MAHQGEIDAAIKHAVSLAADDHGWGSRAVGLISAVTADRLIPDPANPWHPVAWFGTWAGWLEKKMWRDSVGQGAAYLVVALLPVATLGVAVEAATRRHPLAHATATAAAGWLVIGSQSLATEGEQMADELEGDDLSAARDRLPHLCGRIPDTMPEQELARGTIESLAENTADSGVASLWWGSVAGIPGMLIHRASNTLDAMVGHHNEHFEHFGKCAARLDDGLDWIPARLTGILGAICAPSVGGRVVTTARIVARDARNHPSPNGGWCESAWAGALGVQLGGRNVYPGGRVEHRGLLGNGHRPRAGQVRDGARLVRVVTAAATALAAGACLGIGQLIRAHSSARKAPTHSPSRKASR
- a CDS encoding cobyric acid synthase; the encoded protein is MTGILLTGTSSDAGKSALVTGLCGALRQRGIDVAPFKSQNMSNNSMVCPDGAEIGRAQYLQATAAGVTPEAAMNPVLLKPGTDRRSFIVLMGRPDGELDAGEYATGRKHLAEAAYDAYSDLASRHELIVCEGAGSPAEINLRAGDYVNMGLARHFGLPTVIIGDIDRGGVLASLYGTWALLEAEDRALLKGYIINKFRGDGALLEPGLQEITTRTGLANLGVMPWLEDVWFDGEDALQVDRWPAQSGAGDRLVVAAVRLPRISNSTDIDALATEPGVEVQVTADPATCARADLVVLPGSRATVDDLDWLRKRGIAQAIVQRRREDKPILGICGGFEMMANTIDDDIESSAGSVPGLGVLPARFRFDAEKVVRTAQYHFDELAVDGYEIHHGRFEVDGGEAFLDGVRSGNSFGTMLHGSLENDGFRRRFLHMVARNTGSTWEPDDARPGYQQLRATMIRTLSTAMAEYVDVDAMLAMTGLAR
- the cobO gene encoding cob(I)yrinic acid a,c-diamide adenosyltransferase, whose amino-acid sequence is MSGSAPQRTEPTTAELRHRPRLIVNTGNGKGKSTAAFGMGLRAWAQGWSIGVFQFIKSGRWHTGEQQAYAQLDQAHRTTGVGGPVEWQSLGSGWSWLRATEGTDQAAMAAAGWAHVRTLLAAQTHRLYILDEFAHVLNKGWLDVDEVADDLAHRPGTQHVVITGRNCPAGIIGIADIVTSMDNVKHPFGKGERGQAGIEW
- a CDS encoding histidine phosphatase family protein; the encoded protein is MLDRGIDFALVRHGESTGNIGGRVLGHELGPELTTLGRTQARGAAHGLTRWHADMLWSSDMVRARSTAQEIAQTTRLPLNCTALLREQDHGAMDGLPVGDLVAQPTPAGREITEVRWGGGESIADVYARLRLFVMMVAARGARRVVVVGHGDMACAFTSMLAGLGHRDVAWDRLAHGQVRYLGWDGRALLPS